The proteins below are encoded in one region of Helianthus annuus cultivar XRQ/B chromosome 2, HanXRQr2.0-SUNRISE, whole genome shotgun sequence:
- the LOC110915150 gene encoding LOW QUALITY PROTEIN: SKP1-interacting partner 15 (The sequence of the model RefSeq protein was modified relative to this genomic sequence to represent the inferred CDS: inserted 1 base in 1 codon), with protein MDDNNIFSHLPQDILHQIFTRLSLQQVVICRSVNKHLYSALSSPSFTHLLATTSPFPLLALRPPHRHHXTPPSPLLHLFDPISHKWLRFPLNFLPFPSAHPIASAAGLLYLWADSGSPDGNKSLVVCNPLALRYKTLPQLGSAWSKHGSVLVDSVDNRVIVLNELALLYYSNIKNMWLKFSSNLPAKPRSPVLINKSIIALCDVGSPWRSQWKLFICSLKSLQTSQMWNCLERCEWGDVFDILKRPRLLKGVGDVVLMIGGLKSSFSLNASCSTILILKLDLGKLEWGEAGRMPGDMFRCFQESSKFKVFGGGNRVCFSGKRVGRLALWEAGEDGKEEWRWIDGVPGNGEGLYRGFLFDARLDAEP; from the exons ATGGACGACAACAACATCTTCTCCCACCTCCCACAAGACATCCTCCACCAGATCTTCACCCGTCTCTCACTCCAACAGGTCGTCATCTGCCGCTCCGTCAACAAACACCTCTACTCCGCCCTCTCATCTCCCTCCTTCACCCACCTCCTCGCCACCACCTCCCCCTTCCCCCTCCTCGCCCTCCGCCCTccccaccgccacc ccactCCCCCCTCCCCCCTCCTCCACCTCTTCGACCCCATCTCCCACAAATGGCTCCGTTTCCCCCTCAACTTCCTCCCCTTCCCCTCCGCCCACCCCATCGCCTCCGCCGCCGGCTTGTTATACCTCTGGGCCGACTCCGGTTCCCCCGATGGGAACAAATCCTTAGTCGTTTGCAATCCCTTGGCTTTAAGATACAAAACTTTGCCTCAGCTGGGTTCTGCCTGGTCCAAACACGGCTCTGTCTTGGTTGACTCTGTTGATAACAGAGTTATTGTTTTGAATGAGCTTGCTCTATTGTATTATTCCAATATTAAGAATATGTGGCTTAAGTTTTCCTCGAATTTGCCCGCAAAACCGCGGTCGCCGGTTTTGATTAATAAGTCGATTATCGCGTTGTGTGATGTGGGGTCGCCGTGGCGGAGTCAGTGGAAGTTGTTTATTTGTAGTTTGAAGAGTTTGCAGACGAGTCAGATGTGGAATTGTTTGGAGAGGTGTGAGTGGGGGGATGTGTTTGATATATTGAAACGCCCGCGTTTGTTGAAAGGGGTTGGGGATGTGGTTTTGATGATTGGTGGGTTGAAATCGTCGTTTTCGTTGAATGCGTCGTGTTCGACGATTTTGATTTTGAAGTTGGATTTGGGGAAGTTGGAATGGGGTGAAGCGGGGAGGATGCCAGGGGATATGTTTAGGTGTTTTCAGGAGTCGAGTAAGTTTAAGGTGTTTGGAGGGGGGAATCGGGTTTGTTTTTCGGGAAAGAGGGTTGGAAGGTTGGCGTTGTGGGAAGCGGGGGAGGATGGGAAGGAAGAGTGGAGGTGGATTGATGGTGTTCCTGGGAATGGGGAGGGGTTGTATCGCGGGTTCTTGTTTGATGCAAGGCTTGATGCTGAGCCGTGA